One genomic segment of Kiritimatiella glycovorans includes these proteins:
- a CDS encoding DNA methyltransferase has translation MLKLTDQEKQEIVRFIEAGKELPEKYRFLLFEDKREVELVWNGKTNEVCNLVLPFQTIEQVDEPRAESTSDTAEYTQTSLFDVDTRGRQLKGWTNKLIWGDNKLILSSLKNGPLREEIEAQGGLKLIYIDPPFDVGADFSMDIEIGGDTFTKKPNILEEIAYRDTWGKGADSFIAMIYERLILMRDLLAEDGSIYVHCDWRVNSFIRLVMDDIFGSGNQRNQIRWCYRGGGVPKNDFAPKHDTIFRYSKGDAYTFNLDDVRIPYSEDVLNSDPSRYDKSYRDNAVYEGYVPNEKGKHPEDWWTIQPIMPSDKTERVGYPTQKPVELIQRIIDASTNPDDLIADFFCGSGTTIAVAQGLRVKRVKQANGKEKLHYYFAPQRRWIGSDLSKFAIHTTRKRMIGVQRQRKAEGQDYRAFEILNLGKYERQHFVGVNPNLREEEQAQQLAQKEAAFLELILRAYRAEPVAQFESFHGKRAGRLVAIGPVNLPVTRLFVEEIILECRKKHITKVDILGFEFEMGLFPNVLDEARAKGIDIAPKYIPAEVFDKRAVEKNQVVFHDVSFIEVKPHVKAGKKGQPATVAVELTDFSVFYSQDSIAQAEEALGKTKRAGSKIVVEKGQIVKLSKDKKGVMQRETLTDHWTDWIDYWSVDFDFESKREIIRIQDLESGETREEWTGDYIFENEWQSFRTKKDRSLELTSVAHEVTPGRRKIAVKVVDIFGNDTMTIVEINVGGGK, from the coding sequence ATGCTGAAACTGACTGATCAGGAAAAACAGGAGATCGTCCGCTTCATTGAGGCGGGCAAGGAGTTGCCGGAGAAGTATCGCTTTCTGCTGTTCGAGGATAAGCGGGAGGTGGAGCTGGTCTGGAACGGGAAGACGAACGAGGTCTGCAATCTGGTGCTGCCGTTCCAGACCATCGAGCAGGTGGATGAGCCTCGGGCGGAATCGACATCGGATACAGCCGAATACACCCAAACCAGTTTGTTTGATGTTGATACGCGGGGGCGGCAGCTCAAGGGCTGGACGAACAAGCTGATCTGGGGCGACAACAAGCTGATCCTGTCGTCTTTGAAAAACGGGCCGCTGCGCGAGGAGATCGAGGCGCAGGGCGGGCTGAAGCTGATCTACATCGACCCGCCCTTCGACGTGGGCGCGGATTTCTCCATGGATATCGAGATCGGCGGCGACACCTTCACGAAAAAGCCCAACATCCTCGAAGAAATCGCCTACCGCGACACCTGGGGCAAAGGGGCGGATTCCTTCATCGCCATGATTTACGAACGCCTCATCCTCATGCGGGACCTGCTCGCCGAGGATGGGAGTATTTATGTGCATTGTGATTGGCGGGTGAATAGCTTTATTAGATTGGTGATGGATGACATTTTCGGCAGCGGTAACCAGAGAAACCAAATCCGCTGGTGTTATCGCGGGGGTGGTGTTCCAAAGAATGATTTTGCACCAAAGCACGATACGATATTCCGCTATTCAAAAGGTGACGCTTACACCTTTAATTTGGACGATGTTCGGATTCCATACTCCGAGGATGTTTTAAACTCTGACCCCAGTAGGTATGACAAGTCGTATCGAGATAATGCCGTCTATGAAGGCTATGTGCCGAATGAAAAGGGGAAACACCCTGAGGATTGGTGGACAATTCAGCCGATCATGCCTTCAGATAAAACTGAGCGAGTTGGATACCCGACACAGAAGCCAGTTGAGCTGATTCAGCGAATTATAGACGCAAGCACCAATCCCGACGACTTGATCGCGGATTTCTTTTGTGGATCAGGAACGACAATAGCTGTCGCCCAAGGGTTGAGGGTAAAGAGAGTCAAACAAGCAAATGGGAAGGAAAAACTTCACTATTATTTTGCGCCTCAGAGAAGGTGGATAGGAAGTGATCTGAGCAAGTTCGCCATCCACACCACCCGCAAGCGGATGATCGGGGTGCAGCGGCAGCGCAAGGCGGAGGGGCAGGACTACCGCGCCTTTGAAATCCTCAACCTCGGCAAATACGAGCGGCAGCATTTCGTGGGGGTCAACCCGAACCTGCGCGAGGAAGAGCAGGCGCAGCAGTTGGCGCAGAAAGAGGCGGCGTTTCTCGAATTGATCCTGCGGGCCTACCGGGCGGAGCCGGTGGCGCAGTTCGAGAGTTTCCATGGCAAGCGGGCCGGGCGGTTGGTGGCGATCGGGCCGGTGAACCTGCCGGTGACGCGGCTGTTCGTGGAGGAGATCATTCTGGAGTGCCGCAAGAAGCACATCACCAAGGTGGACATCCTCGGCTTCGAGTTCGAGATGGGGCTGTTCCCCAATGTGCTGGATGAGGCGCGGGCCAAGGGCATCGATATCGCCCCGAAATACATTCCGGCTGAGGTTTTCGACAAGCGGGCGGTGGAAAAGAACCAGGTGGTCTTCCACGACGTGAGCTTCATCGAGGTCAAGCCCCATGTGAAGGCCGGCAAGAAAGGCCAGCCCGCGACGGTGGCAGTGGAGCTGACGGATTTTTCGGTCTTCTACTCGCAGGACAGCATCGCCCAGGCGGAGGAGGCGCTGGGCAAGACCAAGCGAGCGGGCAGCAAGATCGTGGTGGAGAAAGGCCAGATCGTGAAGCTGAGCAAGGACAAGAAGGGCGTGATGCAGCGGGAGACCCTGACCGACCATTGGACCGACTGGATCGATTACTGGAGCGTGGATTTCGATTTCGAGAGCAAGCGGGAGATCATTCGCATCCAGGACCTGGAAAGCGGTGAGACCCGCGAGGAGTGGACCGGCGACTACATTTTCGAGAACGAGTGGCAGAGCTTCCGCACCAAGAAGGATCGCTCGCTGGAGTTGACCAGCGTGGCGCATGAGGTCACGCCGGGGCGGCGCAAGATCGCGGTGAAAGTGGTGGACATCTTCGGCAACGACACGATGACGATTGTGGAAATTAACGTGGGAGGGGGCAAGTAA
- a CDS encoding ISL3 family transposase has product MSQKSLFTDLLGIQGWGVVAGGIRIEEDGSVTVRIDRRSVGYSCGQCGEGLLFTYDTQPPRRIRDFPIWGRQCYLEVEFVRVDCPRCGVVIEGLDWVERYARQTVRYEKYVAGLCDLLPVSDVAALEGLSKDAVYRMDKKWLQRRDAKREERTVRYLGIDEISLRKGHRYATVFYDLERKEVIGLVKTRKERAVGGFFRCFGRKRCKAVEAVCMDLWQPFLNSVRRHCKNAVVVFDKFHVYKYLSDAIEAVRRHEQSICSDEEGKLIKGTRWLWLRASRNLKRKHKQTLEQIMAINRQLQKAYLLKEDFEAFYACSTREEAEAFLKGWIKRCKQSRLEPFIKLAKRLVRWSHGIFSYFEYRITNGVAEGINNKIKVLKRRSYGFHDEHYFFLKILNATGALPSFEQLSDPQF; this is encoded by the coding sequence ATGTCTCAGAAGTCATTGTTCACAGATTTGCTCGGGATTCAAGGATGGGGCGTAGTCGCCGGTGGAATTCGTATCGAGGAAGATGGCAGTGTGACGGTTCGAATCGATCGACGCAGTGTTGGTTACAGCTGTGGTCAGTGCGGGGAGGGGCTGTTGTTCACATACGACACGCAGCCACCGCGACGGATCCGGGACTTCCCGATCTGGGGCCGACAGTGCTACTTGGAAGTCGAGTTCGTCCGTGTGGATTGCCCTCGTTGCGGCGTGGTCATCGAGGGCTTGGACTGGGTTGAACGGTATGCTCGCCAGACCGTCCGTTATGAGAAGTACGTGGCAGGCTTGTGCGATCTGCTGCCAGTCAGCGATGTGGCCGCCCTGGAGGGCCTGAGTAAAGATGCCGTTTACCGAATGGACAAGAAGTGGCTGCAACGGCGTGATGCCAAGCGAGAGGAGCGCACGGTGCGATATCTGGGGATCGATGAGATCTCGCTGCGCAAGGGGCACCGCTACGCCACGGTTTTCTATGACTTGGAGCGCAAGGAGGTGATCGGCTTGGTAAAGACACGCAAGGAGCGCGCTGTGGGCGGGTTCTTCCGCTGCTTCGGTCGCAAGCGCTGCAAGGCTGTCGAGGCCGTGTGCATGGACCTCTGGCAGCCCTTCCTGAACAGCGTCCGACGGCACTGCAAGAACGCCGTCGTTGTCTTCGATAAGTTCCATGTCTACAAGTACCTCAGTGATGCCATTGAGGCCGTACGTCGCCACGAGCAGTCCATATGCTCTGACGAAGAGGGCAAGCTGATCAAGGGCACGCGCTGGCTCTGGCTCAGGGCCTCACGCAACCTGAAGCGCAAACACAAACAGACTCTCGAACAGATCATGGCAATCAACCGACAATTACAGAAAGCGTACCTGCTCAAGGAGGACTTCGAGGCGTTCTACGCGTGCTCGACACGCGAAGAGGCCGAAGCCTTCCTGAAGGGGTGGATCAAGCGGTGTAAGCAGAGCCGGCTGGAGCCATTCATCAAGCTCGCCAAGCGCCTGGTCCGGTGGTCGCACGGCATCTTCTCCTACTTCGAATATCGCATCACCAACGGCGTGGCCGAGGGCATCAACAACAAAATCAAAGTACTCAAACGCAGGAGCTATGGCTTCCACGATGAGCACTACTTCTTCCTCAAAATACTCAATGCAACTGGAGCCCTACCCAGCTTCGAGCAACTCAGTGACCCACAATTTTAG